The Anguilla anguilla isolate fAngAng1 chromosome 2, fAngAng1.pri, whole genome shotgun sequence genome contains the following window.
GTCTAACACTTCACTTTCTAAAATTCAGATATGCCCcctaaacacaaaaaatatattcagaattgactGTGACACCGTATGTGGACAAATGCTGAGAAGTTTGGGGTGCATAAGTatagcatttagatttttaattatgttataCAATTAACACAACATTCTAATAATGTACAACTTATCTCAAAGCCAGCTTAAAAAGATTCTAAAACTCTTATATAGGGTAAAATCCATCGGATTCGACCCACCACTGCAATGGCAgtgaattattttcttattctCAAGTGTCTCAGTTTCCTAAACTGCTTTACAACCATCTGGTATGCTTGCTGCGATAGGTTAATGTGGCCGCTGACATTTTAATCAAGAGCAAGGACATATTAGAGGCAGGTGATCCGTATTGTGAAATTACCTGACAGAACGGTAAATATTGCAGCAAAGGCATTCAGCTTGAGCCCATCAATAACGTTGCCGTAATGACAGACTTCTATTGACATGAGTATCCCACCGGTCCCCAGCAAAACGATGTAGAGACACTCGGCCACAATGCACAGCCACAGGACACCTGTAAGGAGTCAGAGTAGTAATGGATTTCACCTGTGATGGATGAAATCCATTactcacaaaacaaacaaacaaacaaagcctAAAAACTCATAAAGAACACTCATAATTAACAGGTTTTAAGCTTCTcagtatttttgaaaatgagcagGTGTATTTCTCTATGCCAATTGCAGAATATCTCTTATatgctctctgtttttcttggtCTGGAATCAGCTGAAGGAGGGAGCAGTACTGGGAGACATTAACATTTTCAATTGCAGTAGACCTGCACCGATGGGCAGCTCAAGAGTAGTGTTCTCTAAATTCAGATCTACTATCTCGTGAGAGCTGTATTGCCATTCCACTTGtgtcagaaagaaaaacaatctgGAGAATGGTAAGAATGTACTCATTATTACAGTAGTCAAGAAAAGCACCACATCATATATATTCACTGCTGAATCACTCACAATTCTACCTATACCATGCAACCGTGCAATTGCTACTCATACAGTGAGCTGCATAATGTTTAGGaataattttttcttgatttggctctctaTTCCACAATTTTTGCGTTGTTTTGAGGCTTGCCAGCTCACCACCTGTCACCAGTTACATCAAATGCTAATGTATTGGGTTTCATCTAATTATACTTGAGAAATATCTTTGCTTTCACCATCTGTATGTCTTAATGtcaaatacagagtaaaaataTAGTTTAGAAGCTTTTAAAGATGACAAGGTATGATGACGGTAATACTGGAGTGCTGCGTCGATTGGAGGTCTAGCTTGAGCACTCTGCAGACTCAGGTGCAGTGAAATTttgagtggctgatttcagagtcTAGGGCAGTCAGAGAAACCAGATTTGTTTTCCTAGAgcttttcattaattcattaattaattaatctgtccggatgtgaaggaaatttaaccaaatatgaagAAAAGTGCCCTAAAACAATTTGCATATCACATTTTTAAGCACTTAAGTCTTAAGCATTAACCAGTTCAATTTCATTCCACAGGTGCTCTactggattgagatctggggttTGTGTTaaccattggagtaaactgtcatgttttttttagatctggcttgagatgatgtgtgctttgccAGATGGTACATTATCCTCCTGAATATTTGCCAAAGGGCAGACTGTGACCATAAAGAGATGCACAAGCTCAGCAACAATGGTTAGATATGCTGTGGAATTCAAAAGATGCTCAATTGGGGCCTATTAAGGGCACTAATGTGTGCCAAGGATACATGCACAACCACTAGCCTGCACCATTGACACAAGGTAGGACGGATCcttggattcatgctgtttacaccAATTTCTGACCCTGCCATCTGCATGTCGCAGCAGAATTCAAGGTTCATCAGACCAGGTGatgtttttccaatcttcagttgttcagttttggtgatcatCAGGCCACTGTGGCCTCCTCTTTCTGTTCTTAgttgacaggagtggaacccggcatggtcttctgctgtAGCACATTTGCTTCAAGATTCAATTctttgtgcattcagagatgtcCTTCCGCACACCACTGTAAAcagctgcttttttaaaatcatttttggcCTTTATGTTAGTTTGAACGAGTCTGCCTATCCTCGTGTtttgcccattctaatgtttggtcaaacaACAACCAAACCTCTTCACCAAACGTCATCATATCAGcgtgctttatatattgagtgtGTTAACAAGCacgtacctaataaagtggcaaCTGAGTGTAGACATAGGGTGGGACATTTTACGAATGTCTCTGAATATTTGCATGCTGATTTGTCCTTATGTTTACTGGAGtacgcatttattttttattattttacgcCTACGGCTCTACTCTCCCTCTAAACTCTCCTCGCTCCTCAAACATCCATGGAAATGTCTTGGGCAATTCAAAGAAAGATGCAATAAGGTActtatatatgcacacaaatcTAATTTTATAGTGTCTCCTCTCCTGGATGGTTTTATCACCTCTCCGATGAAACAGCTGAGTAAAAAGCCTTACGATTTGAAGTTTAAATGACCAATCTGTGCATTTACGTAATGGCTGGAGAGGCCTGCTTGCTTGGAATTTACATTTATGGGGCTGTAgccagagagcacagaggtctgtgctgtgtctaTCTTGTTATATAGTAGCTATATTATTTGTCTGAGAATGAGAATTTCGATACTGAGAGGactttgcattattatttagaTTATTATCACCTTTGTTGTCAAGAGCAAGagtacattttccatttttgtttgagGTATTCAATAGTTAAGGTGAATTATTCCTGTTTGGTCCCCTTACAAAgaggcaaaaacaacaaatatatttattatggtATTATGATGCTAAGGGTtacttttaatttgacaatATAGGAATATTTTACTAGCAATTATTTTGTCAATTCTTATGTAAGCCAGTCCTCGCCATTAATGTACCTCAGCCCCTTTTAAGTGTCTCAACTCAACAATCAAAATAAACATCCTCAATCCCTCTCAGAGTGTTTATGAAGGTTGAAGGGAAGGCTATTATGCATTACAGGGAGTatggtgtttttcatttgttttgtggcTACTTAGTTATGAATGTATTCCATTATTGTTTTCTACCTTGATTTCTTATCTTCTGGAGTTGAAAGTATAATTCTCCTCTCTCCCAATCTCtagtaatttcattttgatgtctttcttattacttttttacttttagaGTTTTAGTTAAATGTTTCAGTTAATTAGCACTGAATTTGTGAGTGCGACTGAGTATACAATATTTTTTGGTTCAATATTTTTTGGTATGCTCTTTTTTTGCATCTTAAGGCAAAACTATGCGAACGTGCctattttattctttcatgAAGATGTTATAGATTGTACAGTATGGCACTGTATAAGGGGTAATATTGTTTGTATAAACATTTAGAAGACCAATCAGTGGAgcacatattttcaaaaataatctGAGGTTTGGATTCAAAAGAACAACATACAGAACAGTTCTAAAATATTATTGTTGACAATTTAACAAATTCCAAAAACAGGGAACATTTATGAATGGttcttgaaatatttgaaattaaattggtTGTCATGAGAAGAGGTATtctgtaaatgtacatttttttctttgcttattTGAAATggataatgaaattaattggcATTGATCAGGAAATAAATGGGGTGAAGCTAAGTAAAGAAACTGGCTGATTTGGCTGGCAGTAGTATCTGTAAGACCAATCAGCTGATTATTCTGCTCCCTTCTTACTAAAGTGCTAAATGGACAGACAGCTCCATGCCCGAGCGAGCTCATTATTCCATGTAATTTTCCGTATGTTGTGAAACAGCTGGCTTCCTGCAGGGCCTTCCACCATAGGGCCCTCAAAGTACAGAATGACTTGCCTGTGCTTTCGTATGAAGAAATCAGAGACATAGGAACATCCTTTGGAATATCTTACAAAAACTATGCTCCCTGAAGTGTGCACTTTCCACTGATGCTGCCATTGTTTAGCGGCTGGAGACAATTCCTCAGGCAACTTTGTTGGGGAGGAATTATGGTACCGCACAATGATCACAAACCAGTTTTCAATCACTTTGGGGGCCTTTGCTTTTTCTtagcttttatttctttgtgcACAGGCCCCCACATACATTGTAGTACATACTTTACTCTGGCTTCAAACAAGGATACTGCACAGACGCCCTGAATTTTCTGACTTTTTATTTAACTATTTTTGTTATATAGCTGATttctttgctgttgtttttttgttattgtaaggACATCTATTGCAGCTTAGTACTGTTTAATACTTGCCTTATAATATTACCCAACAAAATAGATCAAAGTTAGTTTTGCTTTAACATTATCAAAAGTTGTCACCAAGGGGCCAAATGGAtactttccattttttttcactaATGCTCAAATGTTTTGCATCGTTTGCCTTCCCCTAAAAGGCAAGTGATTTATTTCACATGCTGTTACACCAGGGCTCTCCCTCATTTCTTTAGGCTATATTCACTAtcacctcaattgtttaaatcATCTGCAAACTGTTGTATGTGGGATGCTTGATTGATTAGCTTCATGCTGGCAGCATTTCCCTGATGTACATTAAGGCTTTGCAGGGTGTTTCACTTTCCATCCTGTAACAGTCCCTACCTGTGATTTTGCTTCTTTCCATTAACTGTTACTGCCTATTACTATTGCCATGGTTTGCAGGTATCTacactttattaaaaaataagtcattcacttcttatttatttctgaatcaCTACCTTATTATGGCTCTTCATTTACGTACAATGTATGCAGTTGCTGTGCTACAGCTGGTAGTGTCATAAAGAGTACAATCTTTAGGATGACAGAATTTTACTAGCTGTTAAAATAATCATGATATTGGGAGCAGTATTTCTAAGagctgttaaaatgttcagcagttTTAATCAGTTGCTCCAGTAGGACATTATAGGGGTGTAGTCATTAAGTGTACAGAAATGGATTGGACAAATATTTTGAGTATGATCAAAAGTATGATAAATATTCATTCTCTTTGGTGGGCTGTCACACCATAATCCCAACAGAGCATCACTTTGAAGTAGAATGTAAAGTTTTATATTAGTGCATAACACTGGCCAAGGTATTTAGGCACCCTGATCTTcagctttaaattaatttgtagcATGATGTGTAGATGGATATACTGGAAGAAAATTCATGCAAACATGATGCATGTATATCTATTTTAAGTCGCTGTAATTATTCTGATTGACTGGGCTTAGAATGTTCAATGTCATCATCCTTAACATGCGCTAATAATAATTGCCATCTTGTTGACATTACTAATTTTACTTGAAAATGATATGTTACTTTgaccacaaatgcaattttggaattgaaatatAGCTGATTAAACTTATACAGGCCAGTGTCATTTTAGGGATTGATTCATTATCTTGAAATAAAGACTTGTAGCAAACTGATAAATCACAATGAACAAAGTACAAAGCAAGAAGATGCACGCATACCAGATTATAAACTcactaaatgtaaaaatataataaaatataaaaacaatgtatttcaaaatgatgGAAAAAATGTCTAGTACATATTTTACCTACCTCTTTCATGTGAAGGGGCAATATTAAGAAAACTTCTGCAATGCTCTCCtgaaaatacatacagtaaatgtactTTAGCACAATGAATTGTCCAGTGAAAAGTGTTATCAATAAGATTGGATTGTTCACTTATAGTAAATGAAGAATTCACACATAATGAGTCTCTATACTGAGTTATAAATGGTATTTAAGCTGAGTACGTACTTCAtggctgatgatgatgatgacaatgaagATAATGAAGATGATGAACGGCTGTGAGGAATTTTCTTATACCTTCTGTAATTGACAATAATCAATTTATTAGCTCGTTTTCTAGCAGTTATTACCTAATTTTTGCATTCCAAGATGGAAATATTTGAGAATACAATCTCTCATCTTTCAGTCGCAGTGATGGTTGGAGAATAATGATTCACTCATACATAGCGTATGAAAATCCTTAGATGTAAACTCTCAGCAGTGAGTTTTAAGTGATGCTCATGTTTATAGTTAGTTTGCTCATTGCCATTAAACTGAATCACCTAACTAATCCTCTCTGAAATTATTTCTGATGTCTTGAACTGCATTACGGCTGATTCTTGCATCTTCAATCTCAGTAGTTTCTATCTCTGGCTGATGGGACATGTGTGCCTTTCCATGCAATGTACAAATCCTCAAGagatcttaaaaaaaatattatattgacAGACATTGTACTGCCTTATTATGAGGAAATGCTTAAGAATTTTGtttgaagagaaaaacaacatttcattGCTCAactcatttaattaaaaatgaaataatatatctCTGAGAAGGATGATGTATATGGTCCATGAATGACTGATCAGTCCAGTACAGATGATTTCATGCCTCTTCAATTCTTTCAGAGCAGTATTCCTACCATTTAACAAAATtatagaacaaaaaaacaaacatgtacacatccacaaaaaaggaaacaagcaCTGTGGCCAAGTTTTCTCCTCAAATGTCTTAAAGACTGAGGGCATTTGCAAGGCGGGTGTGCATTGTTCCAGTAGTGCTTACCGATCATGTTGACATTCTGCTCGCAGGAGTACCAGATGCCGGTATGGAACTTTCTGATAAGAAACTTATCCTCTCCAGTCTCCCAGATGTACTGGACCAGCCGGCTGTCGTTGAGATTGGAGCTGTTGTATCTTATGCAGAAGGGCTGTTTGAGTGTGATGGGCCCTGTGCAAAAAGGCTTCACCACTTTCCTGGTGCCCTCGCACCAGTAGCTGGTGGTGAGAGCGGAAACGGCGAACAGGAGGGCGATGAAGTTCAAGGTGAGCGCCAGAGATGCTCTCCGCCGCCGGTCTATCCCCATTATGGAGGAAAGGCAAACTGAAAAGCCACTAATCCTTCCTTTCAATATCTGACGACTGCTTCTCCAATCCTCATAATCcagcttttcattaaaaaaatccttGGGTAATTACAGTACTCTGCGTGTCTTGCCTGTGCCGCTCACTCCCTGGATATGCTCATTTGATGAGCAGATACTCTCTTTgtacccctctctccttctcccctcctccctctcactctctctctctccctctctctcgctctctcattcactcccTCCTTGAGTTCACAGTCAGTGAATGGAGCACAACATCCCTTTCCCCCTTTGCTTGCCACTCGACACAGAATCTGGTGCTGTCACTGGGGGGCAGGACTGTTTCAAATTAGGGTAAGAGGTTTCAGTCCATGGGTTTACAGGAatctgtgggggtgggggaacagAGGGGAGGGTCCGGCAGCAGGGCTGCTGTACGCCTGTGGTGGAACCTGGATGCTCTTTCGGGTAAGGGGTAATGCCAGGGGGGGTTAATGGTAATGGAAGCAGACAGCCACAGCTGTGCAGGCTCCTGTCATTTCCTGCAATTACGTAGATTGAGAGAGCTTGTGCTGAATAAAAGGGCATATGCACACTAGTGGTCAGGGTCAGGCGCAATGACATACTTGATAATCAAGTGCCTGGCTGACTTCACTGAGACAGTGCTGTGGTCTGCTGTACCTCTGCTGTACTGGAGTTCTCACTCATGTGAGGTTACATAAAAAGTTCTCTGACCCTACTGTAATAAATATtacttcaaaatatatatttttatcaacATATTTTGATTCATATAGCATACACTGTATGTATCTAATGTATGCTATATGTATCACCATATTTTGATTCATGTACCATACATTAGAGTACATATAGTTACTTTTTGTTCCTGTCCATATTTAATAAGGGTATGCATGGAGAAGATTCATTGAAAGTGACTGACTATCAAAACATTCAGACAGGCCAAAAGTATATCACATGGTTTAATCATTGTAGGGGATAGGAATTATTGTCAGTGTCTGGTATTACACTGGTTGTGAAGAGATTTATTTAGGCtctttatgtaatttttttttcttttctccaaatttggGATGCCTATTATATCTGTAAGCCTGTGCCATTGCTACAGTGTTCATTCTGGAAAGCACAGCCAAGCACACATTCGAGACTGAAGTGCATTTGCCAGCTGCCACATCTTTTCATTCTACAGTCCATTACGTGTGCAATAATTTAATGGGAAGAATATACTACATTCACAGCTGGGGCAGGCCTAACATAGCTGCCTGAGCAAATGGAGAAGTCACACTTGCATGGCGAGGCAGGGACAAAAATGGAAACCCTGCCTACCTGTTCAGCACTACGGCTGTTCAGACCTCTGTGGGTCTGCTGGAAATGTATTGCAGTGAAACAGTGAGCATTCAGTACAGATTCAGTTTAGACTGTTGTGAATGGTACTTATTAAATACCAATGTATTAACTCCTCTGGttaagcttttttaaaacttaaaattaaaaacacaatatattattattattattattattattattattattattattattattatccgcTGAAAATTTTTGATGAATCAACAAATTGTTCAAATATGATAACCAGTTTCAatcactatttttattttatcattttgaagCTCAAATGATTTAACAGAGCATGAAAGGAATACCTGCTCactggagaaataaaaaaagatatctcCAGCAACAATCAAACTTGCACCAGGGATCATCAAAATAGTACTGAGCAGTTTCAGCCATTCTGTGTTCTCTTTTCTCTATCTCCCTGTGTTGCCTGCAGGATGGGCCAGTCAATATCAATGACAGTATGTGTAAAGTGGAATGAAAAATGACCTGGCTGCGGGTCCCAGGGGTGAGAAGTCAGCACGGCTCCTCTTGCACTGAGCCAAGACCCTTTACACCCAGAAAGGCAAGACTATTTACGTGTCAATAACTGCCACAAAACTATTTAGACTCCCTTTGTTGTTAAAACTGAACACCCTGAGTGCTAGTCCATTATGCTTTTGTCCCTTATACTTACATGTTATTGTTGGAAAATTATATCTAATCTTCCTCAGATATTAAGGccttaggttttttttttccagcgcCTGTAATTTGTAATGCTTGGGTGGAAAGTAATCGATAGAAGTATGTCCTGCGTTTTATAGATCTGTCACGCATTTCACTGCTTAAGGCaagctttatttcattttgtgttagtTGCAATTTGGTTTGCACAGCTTGGTACGCTTGTCATTTTCAAGtagcagggggaaaaaatcagagCATTGAACAGAACAAGGTTTCGCTCTCATGTTCAAAACGGAGAGAAACATCTAGGGTACACAAAATCATGGTAACTGTTTAAATAGTTATTTATGCATAATttatgaagatgatgaagatcCGCTGCAGTAATAAAATGTTCATGTTAAAATAATCTGCCCAACCTTGTTCTTTGGCATCTCAAAATATACAAAGAGAGGGTAACACTGAGAATCGTAGGACCAGTTCTGAGAAATGATGATGAACTGTATGACATGTTGTATTATTCCAGTTGTACCTGTGAATTCCGACAGACTATCATTGTGTTGACCATggaaaatatcaataaattgCTAGTTGTGAGTGACTTTTATCATGCCACTTAACAGAAGTTGGAGCTAGTGCAGGTATAGCATGCATACCACTCAAAGAACAGAATTTAAACTTGgcttaatttattcatatgttAACTTGTACAAAACAACTGGTTAAATGATGTAATACACACCTTCAAAAGTGTTAATATACATATTGAAAAGTAAAAGAATTTTGGTTTATGAAAATGTTACAGGTTTATATAAGTATATGCTCCTCAAGGTAAGGTGATTCAAAACATATATCGTTCAGTCTCAAGTGTAGGGTAATGCTTACTGTATAAGTGCACATTTCTCCCTCACATTCATTTCCTTTATTGCTCCATGCAAATTCCAGATTTTAGGTAAATAACCCTGGGAAATATACTAGATGATGACAGATGTTAAAAACAGACTGATCCAACTTTTTCTTCAGATAGACTTCTTTACATAATTACGCTCAGCTGGTACAACAATAGTTTGGGCAGCTGCAGTCCTAGCTATTAAATTGGCTAGGCACTAACAGACCACGCTCGAATGGATGATTTCAGTGGAGTGCTTATACGCAGACAGAAGATGTATGTGGCAATCAAACACTTTTGCAGatgatatttaatatatatgcTGTCAAAATATATAGAAATTGACAAGCAGCACCATGACAGTATCTGCAAGCAGTATCTGATTTTGCAAGTCTAGTTTCGTCTTTCCCAGGCTACCCTGAGGATGATATGAACCACGTTTCATCCCATCAGATGCTCCATATCAGCAGTAATGAGCCCTGCCTGTACAGACACATTTGCATGCTAGACTGATtgggagggaggaagtgagagaaCATCACAATAGCTGTTGCATGCCTCATGGAGTCTTGAAGGTCTTTCTTCAGGGTGTTGTGACCTCTACCCCACAGCACAATTTCACTCGTTTAGCTACTGTCCAGTGATGAATAGACAGAATAACACTGTCCTTGTTgatgacacacacagctaatGCTGGTCATTTGAAAAAATGGTTTATGATTTTGCAAGGATGAGCAGGTGCCGGATTTTGCATCACACGTCTACAGGCAGAGATATGGGGAGCTGCTGTGTGCCTGAATATGAGACATCATTGTCTTTAATTGCAGATTAGCTAAAGTCTGCTGCATGACAATTAAGCATGTGGTTCCTAATACAGCCTAATAATCTCTAACATATAAGTACATCAATGTTTTGGCTTCTTggataaaagcaaaaaatagtGTCATATTTATTCCTCCTAAATACAGGGTTTACATGGATACAGAGATTATTATTaagtcaatgaaaaaaaaaaacataataccaagtaaaataaaattaaattaaatcaacgTTAACCATTACTTTAGCCATATTGCATAGTATAGTTGCCTATAcccacagaaaaacatgacaaacaaaTTTTCATAGCTTTATGTCTTTGTGTTTAACATTTCTCACAAACCCCCCTTTTTGGTTGCAAGACTGCATatttttccacttcacaatgTAAGTCTTTACAATTATCATGAGCCAACATAAATGATATCATTGTTCAAAGGAGAAGGACATAACATATGACACGTATGCATATGGttcttttggaaaatattacatTCAGACACTGAATTTACATGTCATATCACATCCTGTATTACTAGGGCTGGAAACATTCTGTGGAATGTATTTCCCTGTTGTGAAAGGGCCCTTTGGATTGACTCCATGCTGTGGCAGCTGCTCTTACAGAATACATAGAAAAGGTCTGAAAAGCAGAGGTAAAGAGAAAAAGCTGGTGCTGTACTTTCTAGATTGTGGTGGGCCGCAGGTGGTTGGCTGCAGCATgaaattactgtactgtatataatcaTAATTGGAATGACAGCATGGCCATGCTACCATCAGTTGATAAACAAGCCAAGTTTTATGTAATAAAGATTCTGTTAAGAGCAGCCTCTGGGTATTTGCCTTGGTGAAACTATAGTACAGCAAAGATTACGTGTCAACGTTTCCATGGAGATCTGTTTCAATAGGTCTGCAACAAAAGTCAGCaaaacagatgaaaacaaacatattcAAATGAAGCCAGTTTCAAACTATGAAGCACCAGCTCCAAAGCCAGTCAGAGCTTTGTTTTACTTGATTGTGATTGGTAATGGCTAAGGCAATGTCAGACATTTATTGTCTACCTTTCATTGTTTTCTACAGCTAACAAACTCCTACCTTCCCCCAAGAACTTCAGATCCAATATATTAAATAGAGAGTGTCTTTTAAATGGGGATTACCTTGTACATTACCTGATTTCACTATTGACTGTAACGTCATTTTGATTCAAGAAAATATATCTTTTCTGACAGGGCCCATGGCTACTAAGAACAGCTGCCATTGTTGAAGTACTACAATCTTAAGATTGGGTTGTTCTAGTCAGGAGAACCATCTCTGacaattcatttttggaaaatatggAAGCATCCATGTAATCATTTAAATATCTTAGTCTACTGGAGTGGTCTCATTGTGCTTGCAGGTCCACACATTAAGCAAAAATATACGTGATAATAGATGCCCTTATTATGTATCAGGGGTCCTCTTGCCTCCTTATTCTCCTCAAACAAGTATTTGATGCACCCAGGTATGCCATCTTTCATAGCTGCCATTGAGAGATTATTAATAATTCAGGGACTGTGCTGggattacattattacattacattataggcatttagctgacgctcttatccagagcgacttacaacagtgtaaccaaactcaggatcaagtccacttaagtccattgaataaaatgtagataaaaagcctttactatagtagcatacagtaaggagaaacaagatagtctgaaccaaaaaatatatatatttttttttatttattttttatttttatttttttttttatagttatgggagagggtttagggaagaggagagaggtatacagagaagaggtgcgtcttgagtttccgtttgaaggtgctcagacactctgctgttctgacctccactggaagatcgttccaccatcgtggggccagaactgcaaagagtcgagaccttgttgctgctcgtgtagggggaggaatcagccgccctgtagtagccgatcggagcgatctggccggcttgtagggtctgatcatcttctgcagataaccaggagctgaccccttgactgcttggaaagcaagcaccagtgtcttaaaccggatgcgagcttgcactggtagccagtggagggagatgaggaggggagtgacgtgggagtcacgagggaggttgtaaaccagacgtgctgctgcattctggatgagctgaaggggtctggtggctgatgctgggaggccagccaggagggagttgca
Protein-coding sequences here:
- the LOC118218787 gene encoding germ cell-specific gene 1-like protein isoform X2, with amino-acid sequence MGIDRRRRASLALTLNFIALLFAVSALTTSYWCEGTRKVVKPFCTGPITLKQPFCIRYNSSNLNDSRLVQYIWETGEDKFLIRKFHTGIWYSCEQNVNMIGEHCRSFLNIAPSHERGVLWLCIVAECLYIVLLGTGGILMSIEVCHYGNVIDGLKLNAFAAIFTVLSGLLGMVAHMMFTTAFQLTVSLGPEDWKPQTWDYSWSYMYTKTILEFKHKRRNIEKNLKIKQKLLDLDSPDQVWDMYISSVPSTAEELLDLSSNGRKLSNTSVFLDLNDLPDPQVEEYC
- the LOC118218787 gene encoding germ cell-specific gene 1-like protein isoform X1 — protein: MGIDRRRRASLALTLNFIALLFAVSALTTSYWCEGTRKVVKPFCTGPITLKQPFCIRYNSSNLNDSRLVQYIWETGEDKFLIRKFHTGIWYSCEQNVNMIGEHCRSFLNIAPSHERGVLWLCIVAECLYIVLLGTGGILMSIEVCHYGNVIDGLKLNAFAAIFTVLSGLLGMVAHMMFTTAFQLTVSLGPEDWKPQTWDYSWSYILAWSSFTSCMASSVTTINRYTKTILEFKHKRRNIEKNLKIKQKLLDLDSPDQVWDMYISSVPSTAEELLDLSSNGRKLSNTSVFLDLNDLPDPQVEEYC